A window of the Candidatus Paraluminiphilus aquimaris genome harbors these coding sequences:
- a CDS encoding DsbC family protein, with protein MLKSFRIQLISATFASLAMFSWPALAQDSSSFGDARQRLEAGLSAMVGSPISIDRIEETPSKDLIEIAIQDGPVLYATRDGRFLLLNGDLLSVSETSVSNWTEQRRTTERIELLAQVDIDDMIVFSPAEPAKGYINVFTDITCGYCRKLHLEMDDLNRRGVEVRYLAFPRGGMESDGARQLATAWCSRNRESTLTSLKSGVELPINECEGNPVSEHYALGNRLGVRGTPAIVTSDGQLIPGYKPAADIAAMLGIE; from the coding sequence ATGTTGAAATCGTTTCGAATACAGCTCATCTCGGCGACCTTTGCATCGTTGGCAATGTTCAGTTGGCCTGCGCTAGCACAGGACAGTTCGTCTTTTGGAGACGCCAGGCAGCGGTTAGAGGCGGGCTTATCTGCCATGGTAGGCAGCCCCATCAGTATCGATCGCATTGAGGAGACACCGTCCAAAGACTTGATTGAGATAGCCATTCAAGATGGGCCTGTTTTGTATGCGACGCGGGACGGTCGTTTTTTATTGCTTAACGGCGATTTGCTCAGCGTCTCTGAGACCAGCGTATCGAATTGGACGGAGCAACGCCGGACCACAGAGCGCATTGAGCTCCTGGCTCAGGTCGACATTGATGACATGATCGTATTTTCGCCAGCCGAGCCTGCCAAGGGTTACATCAACGTGTTCACAGATATCACGTGCGGCTACTGTCGTAAGCTTCATTTAGAAATGGATGACTTGAATCGCCGCGGTGTTGAGGTCCGCTATCTCGCATTCCCAAGGGGCGGTATGGAGTCAGACGGTGCTCGGCAATTAGCGACAGCCTGGTGCTCGCGCAATCGGGAATCGACGCTCACATCGCTTAAATCCGGTGTTGAGTTACCGATCAACGAGTGTGAGGGGAACCCCGTCTCCGAGCACTACGCGCTAGGCAACCGGTTAGGCGTCCGAGGGACGCCCGCTATCGTAACCAGTGACGGACAGTTGATACCCGGGTACAAGCCGGCTGCTGATATTGCAGCCATGCTGGGGATCGAATAG
- the thrC gene encoding threonine synthase — MTIRYVSTRGQAPELDFEDVLLAGLASDGGLYVPTYLPKFDAEKLRAMQTMSYPDLAYEIVSPFIGDCINEADLRAILKDTYSSFRHPAVAPLVQLEHNQWVLELFQGPTLAFKDFALQLLGRLLDYVLARRGEKVVIMGATSGDTGSAAIEGCKRCDNIDIFILHPHERVSDVQRRQMTTVIAPNIHNIAIKGNFDDCQAMVKTSFVAEPFLPDGRRLVAVNSINWARIMAQIVYYFYSGLALGRIDRPTSFSVPTGNFGDIFAGYLAKQMGLPIEKLVIATNRNDVLHRVLTEGVYAKLSLEASLSPSMDITVSSNFERLLFDLADRDGDVLRGWMETFAEGDLTLSNEALEKAKALFDSDRSSDEETCAEIAAVWRKQGYLVDPHTAIGTKAARVCQQDSDAAMVTLATAHPAKFPSAIDAAGIDAQAQLPAHLADLFEREEAFDVLPNDLAEVHQFMVANCRA, encoded by the coding sequence ATGACTATTCGCTACGTGAGCACTCGCGGACAGGCCCCCGAGCTGGATTTTGAAGACGTTCTGCTAGCGGGTTTAGCCTCGGATGGCGGGCTATATGTTCCCACCTATCTGCCGAAGTTTGACGCAGAAAAACTGCGCGCAATGCAGACGATGTCTTATCCAGACCTGGCTTACGAAATCGTCTCGCCCTTCATTGGCGATTGCATCAATGAAGCCGACCTGCGAGCAATTCTTAAGGACACCTATTCAAGCTTCCGACATCCGGCGGTCGCACCGCTCGTTCAGTTGGAGCACAACCAGTGGGTGCTGGAGCTCTTTCAGGGACCCACGCTGGCGTTTAAGGACTTTGCACTTCAGTTGCTTGGCCGCCTATTAGATTACGTGTTGGCCCGCCGCGGGGAGAAAGTCGTCATCATGGGCGCAACGTCGGGTGACACAGGCAGCGCCGCGATCGAGGGCTGTAAGCGCTGCGACAACATCGATATTTTTATTCTGCATCCGCACGAGCGCGTGTCCGATGTTCAGCGGCGCCAAATGACGACCGTCATAGCTCCCAACATCCACAACATTGCCATTAAGGGTAATTTTGACGATTGCCAAGCGATGGTGAAGACAAGCTTCGTCGCTGAACCTTTTTTGCCCGATGGACGCCGATTGGTCGCGGTTAACTCGATCAACTGGGCGCGAATTATGGCGCAAATTGTTTATTACTTTTACTCGGGGCTCGCATTAGGTCGGATTGACCGTCCGACGAGCTTTTCCGTACCGACCGGCAATTTTGGGGACATCTTTGCGGGTTACTTAGCCAAGCAAATGGGTTTGCCGATCGAGAAGTTAGTCATTGCCACTAACCGTAACGATGTGCTGCATCGCGTGCTGACCGAGGGCGTGTACGCTAAGTTATCGCTTGAGGCGTCGCTTTCACCCAGTATGGACATCACTGTTTCATCTAATTTTGAGCGACTTCTTTTTGATCTTGCAGACCGCGATGGCGACGTTTTGCGTGGCTGGATGGAGACCTTCGCAGAAGGAGACCTTACGCTTTCTAACGAGGCCTTAGAAAAAGCGAAAGCGCTTTTTGACAGTGACCGCAGTTCAGACGAAGAGACCTGCGCCGAAATTGCCGCTGTTTGGCGCAAGCAGGGCTATCTGGTCGACCCCCATACCGCAATCGGCACAAAAGCGGCCCGTGTTTGTCAGCAAGACAGCGATGCGGCCATGGTTACCCTGGCCACAGCACACCCGGCGAAGTTCCCCTCAGCGATCGACGCGGCAGGCATTGACGCCCAGGCACAACTGCCTGCGCATCTGGCAGACTTGTTTGAGCGAGAAGAGGCTTTCGATGTTTTGCCCAATGACCTAGCTGAGGTTCACCAATTTATGGTGGCTAACTGTCGCGCCTGA
- the xerD gene encoding site-specific tyrosine recombinase XerD, which yields MDRIIKPELERFTTALWLERGLSENTCQAYRRDVEGLDRWLSEHKHSTALTADESDVQAYLGVRLAGGSSHRSISRLLSSLRSFYQYLVREGELAVDPTQHLDRPKPSRPLPKTVSEAQVDALLNAPDLDVAIEHRDAAMLEVLYACGLRVSELVSLTIPQLSLNQGVVRVLGKGGKERLVPMGEAAVQSVSDYLRSSRIDLLSGKQSDVLFPSNRGVAMTRQTFWYRIKLYAQRAGIKDSLSPHTLRHAFATHLINHGADLRVVQMLLGHSDLTTTQIYTHVARSRMQALHEKHHPRG from the coding sequence TTGGATCGCATTATCAAGCCAGAGCTTGAGCGGTTTACGACAGCCCTCTGGCTCGAGCGCGGTCTGAGCGAGAACACCTGCCAAGCCTATCGGCGAGACGTCGAAGGGTTGGACCGTTGGTTATCTGAGCACAAACACAGCACAGCCCTCACTGCCGATGAATCAGACGTGCAAGCCTACCTTGGGGTGCGGCTTGCTGGCGGCAGTTCTCATCGGTCGATCTCTCGGCTCCTATCGAGTCTGCGTAGTTTTTATCAATACCTGGTGAGAGAGGGCGAGCTAGCCGTCGACCCAACACAACACCTTGATCGGCCGAAGCCTTCCAGACCACTGCCTAAAACAGTCTCTGAGGCCCAAGTAGACGCTTTATTGAACGCACCTGATCTCGATGTCGCCATTGAGCATCGCGATGCAGCGATGCTAGAAGTGCTTTACGCTTGTGGTCTGCGCGTATCGGAATTGGTGTCTTTGACCATTCCCCAGCTCAGTCTGAATCAAGGGGTGGTTCGCGTCTTGGGCAAGGGTGGTAAGGAACGGTTAGTGCCCATGGGCGAGGCGGCTGTTCAGAGTGTGAGCGATTATTTACGGTCTTCTCGCATCGACTTGCTCAGTGGCAAACAGAGCGATGTGCTTTTTCCATCAAATCGGGGTGTGGCAATGACTCGCCAGACCTTTTGGTATCGTATTAAACTTTACGCGCAGCGGGCAGGAATTAAAGACAGTCTCTCTCCGCACACGTTGAGGCACGCATTTGCCACGCATTTGATTAATCATGGTGCGGACTTGCGTGTCGTGCAGATGCTATTGGGCCACAGCGACCTGACGACGACGCAAATATACACACACGTGGCACGCAGCCGGATGCAAGCGCTTCACGAGAAGCACCACCCTAGAGGTTAA
- the recJ gene encoding single-stranded-DNA-specific exonuclease RecJ, translated as MTTAIKHREGLVSPELAAANIPDAIKKIYAHRGVQRLDEISLPLNQLLSPAALLGAQEAAEMLADAIEFQASVVIVGDFDADGATSCALAVSLLKQMGLEEVYYLVPNRFEYGYGLTPEIVGIAAQYQPDVLVTVDNGIASIDGVSAARQLGMSVIITDHHLPGEVLPEADIIVNPNQPGCRFPSKALAGVGVMFYVLTALRAELRSRGWFESMNIEIPNLADSLDLVALGTVADVVPLDKNNRTLVAAGIARMRAGRARPGIEALFEVAGRDIRSVTSTDLGFVAGPRINAAGRLDDMSVGIECLLAESTVAARSFAAQLNDYNKERRNIEGTMQAEALALVESGEFAVRDQDFAVTLYRDDWHQGVVGILASRIKERFHRPTIIFAEAGDEELKGSGRSIPGVHLRDVLDRVATQNPGLVTKFGGHAMAAGLSLAKVKLAEFREAFNQAVADELHGVTPNQEYLTDGSLSHAELSPSLAEALASGGPWGQGFEPPSFDGTFAIDDMRVVGEKHLKFRLATDAGVIDAIAFNADVDTWLQERPAAMTCVYKPSINDFRGERRLQLQLDVIWPLITT; from the coding sequence ATGACGACGGCCATTAAACATCGCGAGGGTTTAGTCTCGCCCGAGCTCGCCGCGGCCAATATTCCGGATGCGATCAAAAAGATCTACGCGCACCGCGGTGTTCAACGTCTTGATGAGATCTCGCTACCGTTGAATCAGTTGCTGTCTCCAGCGGCACTTTTAGGCGCGCAGGAGGCCGCTGAAATGCTTGCTGATGCCATTGAGTTTCAGGCGAGCGTCGTCATTGTCGGCGACTTCGATGCCGATGGCGCGACAAGTTGTGCGCTAGCGGTTTCTCTTCTCAAACAAATGGGGCTGGAAGAGGTCTATTACCTTGTACCCAATCGCTTCGAATACGGGTATGGACTCACACCTGAAATCGTAGGCATTGCGGCGCAGTATCAGCCTGATGTCTTGGTGACTGTCGACAATGGTATTGCCAGTATCGACGGTGTTTCGGCTGCGCGTCAGCTGGGTATGAGTGTCATCATAACGGACCACCATCTGCCCGGTGAGGTATTGCCTGAGGCCGATATCATCGTAAACCCCAATCAGCCGGGTTGCCGCTTCCCAAGTAAGGCGTTAGCGGGCGTGGGTGTCATGTTTTACGTGCTTACTGCCTTGCGCGCTGAGCTGCGGAGTCGGGGTTGGTTTGAGTCGATGAACATCGAGATCCCCAACCTGGCTGATTCCTTGGACTTGGTCGCACTTGGAACTGTCGCAGACGTCGTTCCACTTGATAAGAACAATCGAACACTTGTCGCGGCAGGTATTGCACGGATGCGTGCGGGCAGGGCTCGACCGGGTATAGAAGCGTTGTTTGAAGTGGCGGGCAGAGATATTCGGTCTGTCACATCAACTGACCTAGGTTTCGTTGCTGGGCCTCGTATCAACGCCGCGGGGAGATTAGATGACATGTCCGTAGGCATTGAATGTTTACTCGCCGAATCGACAGTGGCTGCTCGGTCCTTCGCGGCGCAACTTAACGACTACAACAAGGAGCGGCGCAATATCGAAGGCACGATGCAAGCTGAGGCCCTGGCGCTGGTTGAGTCGGGTGAGTTTGCAGTCCGAGACCAAGACTTCGCGGTCACGCTTTATCGCGATGATTGGCATCAGGGCGTGGTTGGGATCCTCGCCTCCCGGATCAAAGAACGCTTTCATCGTCCTACAATTATTTTTGCCGAAGCGGGTGACGAGGAGCTTAAGGGCTCTGGCCGCTCGATTCCCGGCGTTCACCTGCGGGATGTTTTAGATCGCGTGGCAACCCAAAATCCGGGCCTTGTGACGAAGTTTGGTGGGCACGCCATGGCGGCAGGACTCAGTTTAGCCAAGGTTAAATTGGCAGAATTTCGAGAAGCGTTTAATCAGGCAGTGGCCGACGAGCTGCATGGCGTGACGCCCAATCAGGAATACCTGACCGATGGCTCCTTGAGCCACGCAGAGCTCTCACCGAGCCTTGCTGAGGCCCTAGCGTCGGGCGGACCATGGGGGCAGGGCTTTGAGCCGCCTTCATTTGACGGAACGTTTGCCATTGACGATATGCGTGTCGTAGGGGAGAAACATCTGAAATTTCGTCTGGCAACAGATGCAGGGGTTATCGATGCCATTGCATTCAACGCCGATGTGGATACCTGGCTTCAAGAACGCCCAGCCGCTATGACCTGCGTCTATAAGCCTTCGATAAATGACTTTCGGGGTGAACGCCGACTTCAACTCCAACTCGATGTTATCTGGCCCTTGATAACAACCTGA
- the lysS gene encoding lysine--tRNA ligase, giving the protein MTDSVSAAAEDENKLIAERRAKLAKLREGGNAFPNDFRRTALAGDLQQQYGHETKEDLAQKGESFAVAGRLVRNRGAFLLIQDGSDTIQLYIDRKGLSSELLDAIKTWDLGDIVASSGVLCKSGKGDLYINMETAHLLTKALRPLPDKYHGLADQETRYRQRYVDLIANPEVRETFQIRSKVIAFVRSFLDAEGFMEVETPMLHPIPGGATARPFATHHNALDMPMFMRIAPELYLKRLTVGGFEKVYEINRNFRNEGLSTRHNPEFTMLEFYWAYADYRDAMDLTERLLKELSQEVLGTTVIPCGEDTVDFSKAFARLSVTEAILTYNPDLTLSDIESRESAAAVLRKIGIEAKDGWGLGRIHMEIFEETAEHKLIQPTFITEYPTEVSPLARRNDNNPDITDRFEFFVGGRELANGFSELNDAEDQAERFRAQVAEKDAGDDEAMHYDHDYVRALEYGLPPTAGEGIGIDRLVMLLTNSPSIRDVILFPHMRPE; this is encoded by the coding sequence ATGACTGATTCGGTGTCGGCAGCTGCTGAAGATGAAAACAAATTGATCGCAGAGCGCAGGGCAAAACTTGCGAAGCTTCGTGAAGGCGGTAACGCATTTCCAAACGACTTCCGTCGAACGGCGTTAGCGGGCGATTTACAGCAGCAATATGGCCATGAGACAAAAGAGGACTTAGCTCAAAAGGGTGAGTCGTTTGCCGTCGCTGGACGCTTGGTCCGGAATCGAGGCGCCTTTCTTCTGATTCAGGACGGCTCCGACACGATCCAGCTTTACATCGATAGAAAGGGTTTAAGTTCAGAGCTGTTAGATGCCATAAAAACCTGGGATTTGGGCGATATTGTGGCGTCGTCGGGTGTCCTATGTAAGAGCGGAAAGGGCGATCTATACATCAATATGGAAACCGCTCACCTTCTCACCAAAGCACTTCGTCCCCTGCCTGATAAATATCACGGTTTGGCGGATCAGGAGACCCGTTATCGTCAGCGTTATGTGGACCTTATCGCTAATCCCGAGGTCCGAGAGACCTTTCAAATTCGCTCTAAAGTCATCGCTTTTGTGCGCTCTTTCCTCGATGCCGAGGGTTTCATGGAGGTTGAGACGCCAATGCTTCACCCCATACCGGGCGGTGCAACTGCGCGGCCCTTTGCGACGCATCACAATGCGCTCGATATGCCCATGTTTATGCGAATCGCCCCTGAACTTTATCTCAAGCGATTAACAGTGGGTGGTTTCGAAAAGGTTTATGAAATTAACCGAAATTTCCGTAATGAGGGGTTATCGACGCGTCACAATCCCGAATTCACCATGCTCGAGTTTTACTGGGCTTACGCTGACTATCGCGACGCGATGGATCTCACTGAGCGACTTTTGAAAGAGTTGTCTCAAGAAGTCCTCGGTACAACCGTTATTCCTTGCGGTGAAGACACCGTGGATTTCAGCAAAGCATTTGCACGCCTGTCTGTGACTGAGGCGATCCTTACTTACAACCCAGATCTGACGCTCAGCGATATTGAATCGCGTGAATCAGCGGCAGCAGTTTTGCGAAAAATTGGGATCGAGGCGAAAGACGGGTGGGGGCTTGGTCGAATCCACATGGAGATTTTCGAGGAAACGGCGGAACATAAACTCATTCAGCCGACCTTCATTACGGAGTATCCGACTGAGGTGTCTCCACTCGCACGACGCAACGACAACAATCCCGATATAACCGATCGATTCGAGTTCTTTGTCGGGGGACGTGAGTTGGCAAATGGTTTCAGCGAGCTCAATGACGCAGAAGATCAAGCCGAGCGCTTTAGAGCGCAAGTCGCCGAGAAAGACGCCGGTGATGACGAAGCCATGCATTACGATCACGATTACGTGCGAGCTCTGGAGTACGGTCTTCCACCCACCGCTGGCGAGGGCATTGGAATCGATCGACTTGTGATGCTGCTGACAAACTCACCGTCAATTCGCGATGTCATTTTATTTCCACATATGCGACCTGAGTAA
- the alaC gene encoding alanine transaminase, translated as MNQQFQRIERLPPYVFNIIGELKQQARARGEDIIDFGMGNPDQPTPQHIVDKLKDTVERGDTHRYSQSKGIPRLRKAMCDWYASRYDVELDPETEAIVTLGSKEGLAHLALATTGVGDTILVPNPSYPIHPYGFVISGADLRHVPMTEEGDFFEELDKAIRTAYPRPKMLVLNFPSNPTGDCVELDFFEKVVAVAREHNIWVVHDLAYADLVFDGYKAPSILQVPGARDVAVEFFTLSKSYNMPGWRVGFCCGNKELVAALTRIKSYLDYGIFTPVQVAAITALESDQSCVEDIRQMYQDRRDVLCEGLNKAGWAVTPPKATMFVWAKIPAPFDQMGSLEFSKLLLKDAGVAVSPGIGFGEYGEGYVRFGLIENEHRTRQALRGIKKVLRAGLPSDWGQA; from the coding sequence ATGAATCAGCAGTTTCAACGCATAGAGCGATTACCGCCTTATGTGTTCAATATTATCGGTGAACTGAAGCAGCAGGCACGTGCACGTGGCGAGGATATTATCGACTTTGGCATGGGAAACCCCGACCAACCGACGCCTCAGCACATCGTCGACAAATTAAAAGACACGGTTGAACGTGGTGATACGCACCGTTACTCGCAATCAAAAGGTATTCCGCGGTTACGAAAAGCTATGTGCGATTGGTATGCCTCGCGATACGACGTGGAGTTGGACCCAGAAACCGAAGCTATTGTGACGCTAGGGTCTAAAGAGGGTCTTGCGCACCTTGCGCTAGCCACTACGGGTGTAGGCGACACAATCCTTGTGCCAAATCCTTCTTACCCTATTCACCCCTACGGGTTTGTGATCTCAGGTGCTGACTTACGCCACGTGCCGATGACCGAAGAGGGCGACTTTTTCGAGGAGCTCGATAAGGCGATCCGGACAGCTTACCCCCGGCCTAAGATGCTCGTCCTCAACTTTCCCTCTAATCCTACTGGCGACTGTGTCGAGCTCGACTTTTTTGAGAAGGTCGTCGCCGTGGCACGTGAACATAATATTTGGGTGGTTCACGACCTCGCGTATGCAGACCTCGTTTTTGATGGTTACAAGGCGCCGAGTATTTTGCAGGTGCCCGGAGCACGCGATGTCGCGGTGGAATTTTTCACTCTGTCTAAGAGCTACAACATGCCAGGCTGGCGCGTGGGCTTTTGCTGTGGAAATAAAGAATTAGTGGCAGCGTTAACTCGCATAAAGTCTTACTTGGATTACGGCATCTTTACGCCGGTTCAGGTCGCGGCCATTACGGCACTTGAGTCCGATCAGTCATGTGTTGAAGACATTCGACAAATGTATCAAGACCGGCGCGACGTGCTGTGTGAAGGCCTTAACAAAGCAGGTTGGGCCGTGACGCCACCCAAGGCGACCATGTTTGTTTGGGCGAAGATTCCTGCGCCGTTTGATCAGATGGGCTCTTTGGAATTCAGCAAGCTTTTGCTCAAGGACGCTGGAGTGGCTGTGTCGCCCGGTATAGGCTTTGGCGAATATGGCGAGGGCTATGTCCGTTTTGGTCTCATTGAGAATGAACATAGAACGCGACAAGCACTGCGAGGAATAAAAAAGGTATTGCGTGCTGGACTACCCAGCGATTGGGGACAAGCGTGA
- a CDS encoding homoserine dehydrogenase: MTKRTVKVGLCGLGTVGQGVLALLVEGNAAISARSAAHLVVTHIGTRTPRPEVDIGDAQDSRDVFAVARDPEVDVLIELIGGTTVAKELVIEALQQKKHVITANKALLADHGGELFALAEQQGVSLKYEAAVAGGIPIIETVRASLAANEVTSVAGIINGTGNFILTAMASEGRAFDDVLQEAQRLGYAEADPTFDVDGTDAAQKLVLLASLAFGAAIPADAPFKQGVDSVAPEDLEFAKELGYRIKHLGIAQRDAETIQLRVHPTLIPEGKAIAQVDGVLNAVMINGTGVGELLLVGPGAGSRPTASAVCGDLVSIAGSLARDESPATPSMGVPIADLDSASITHIDDVSTGWYLRLDAEDKPGVMASITKCLSEKGIGIESLIQKPEASASADVPVIIVTDRATTRCLNDAVSTIEAMSSVVGRVTCLRVENFD, from the coding sequence GTGACAAAGCGAACGGTAAAAGTGGGTCTGTGTGGTCTTGGAACGGTGGGGCAGGGTGTTTTAGCACTGCTGGTCGAGGGCAATGCGGCAATTTCGGCGCGGTCTGCTGCGCACCTAGTTGTCACACACATTGGTACACGAACGCCAAGACCTGAGGTTGATATCGGTGATGCGCAGGACTCTCGCGATGTGTTCGCCGTTGCGCGCGATCCCGAGGTTGATGTGTTGATCGAGCTAATTGGTGGAACAACGGTTGCGAAAGAGCTCGTAATCGAGGCGTTGCAACAGAAAAAACACGTCATTACCGCCAATAAAGCCCTACTTGCTGATCACGGTGGAGAACTGTTTGCATTGGCTGAGCAGCAAGGTGTGTCATTGAAATATGAGGCGGCTGTGGCGGGCGGTATTCCCATTATTGAGACGGTCAGAGCGAGTCTTGCTGCTAATGAAGTGACATCTGTGGCAGGTATTATCAATGGCACGGGTAATTTTATTTTGACTGCGATGGCCTCTGAGGGTCGCGCCTTTGATGACGTGCTCCAAGAGGCCCAACGACTGGGCTATGCCGAGGCGGATCCGACCTTCGATGTCGACGGCACCGACGCCGCTCAAAAGCTCGTTTTGCTGGCGTCCCTGGCTTTTGGTGCGGCGATTCCTGCGGATGCACCGTTTAAGCAAGGTGTCGACAGCGTAGCGCCTGAGGATCTTGAGTTCGCAAAAGAGCTCGGCTACCGCATAAAGCATTTGGGGATCGCCCAGCGCGACGCAGAGACGATACAGCTACGGGTTCATCCGACGTTGATTCCTGAGGGTAAGGCAATTGCCCAAGTGGATGGCGTTCTGAATGCCGTCATGATTAATGGGACGGGTGTGGGTGAGTTGTTATTGGTGGGCCCGGGAGCGGGTTCCAGACCCACGGCTAGCGCGGTCTGTGGTGACCTAGTGTCCATCGCCGGTTCGCTGGCGCGTGATGAGTCGCCAGCGACACCGAGTATGGGTGTGCCGATAGCGGACTTGGATTCTGCCTCGATTACACACATAGACGATGTCTCAACTGGCTGGTATCTGCGACTTGATGCTGAAGATAAGCCGGGTGTGATGGCATCGATCACCAAATGTCTGAGTGAAAAAGGCATCGGTATCGAGTCGCTCATTCAGAAACCTGAGGCGAGTGCGAGCGCTGACGTGCCTGTCATTATTGTCACCGACAGAGCGACGACGCGTTGTCTAAATGATGCTGTGTCGACGATTGAAGCAATGTCATCGGTGGTTGGACGTGTGACCTGCCTTCGTGTTGAAAATTTTGATTGA
- the prfB gene encoding peptide chain release factor 2 (programmed frameshift) produces the protein MEIAPLINQLKEIRARTDVLRGYLDFANKKERLAEVELELAEPSVWEDPDRAQSLGRERSSLELVVHTIEALDAGHQDGVDLLEMAQAEDDQETADEVASDIDQLTAQLETLEFRRMFSGEMDPNNAFLDIQAGSGGTEAQDWAEMLLRMYLRWGESKGFKATLTEASAGDVAGIKSATVQFEGEYAFGWLRTETGVHRLVRKSPFDSGGRRHTSFSSVFVSPEIDDNIDIDINPADLRIDTYRSSGAGGQHVNTTDSAVRITHEPTGTVTSCQTERSQHQNKDNAMKQLRAKLYELEMLKRSAEKQAMEDSKADIGWGSQIRSYVLDDSRIKDLRTGVENRNTQAVLDGALDPFIEASLKKGL, from the exons GTGGAAATTGCCCCTCTTATCAATCAGCTGAAAGAAATTCGTGCACGAACCGATGTGCTCAGGGGGTATCTT GACTTTGCTAACAAGAAAGAACGGCTAGCCGAGGTTGAGTTAGAGCTCGCGGAGCCGAGCGTCTGGGAAGATCCTGACCGAGCGCAGAGTCTCGGCCGCGAGCGCTCATCGCTCGAGTTAGTCGTTCACACGATTGAGGCCTTGGACGCAGGTCATCAAGACGGTGTTGATCTGCTCGAAATGGCACAGGCTGAGGATGATCAGGAAACCGCTGACGAAGTCGCAAGTGATATTGATCAGCTGACTGCGCAACTCGAGACGCTTGAGTTTCGTCGTATGTTCTCTGGTGAGATGGATCCCAATAACGCATTTCTGGATATTCAGGCTGGGTCTGGTGGTACAGAAGCTCAGGACTGGGCTGAGATGCTGCTCCGAATGTACTTGCGCTGGGGTGAGAGTAAAGGCTTTAAAGCAACGCTTACCGAAGCCTCGGCGGGCGATGTTGCCGGAATAAAAAGTGCAACGGTGCAGTTTGAGGGCGAGTACGCATTTGGTTGGCTCAGAACCGAGACCGGTGTGCATCGACTCGTAAGGAAGTCTCCTTTTGATAGCGGCGGTCGACGTCATACCTCCTTTTCGTCTGTGTTTGTGTCACCAGAAATTGACGACAACATTGACATCGATATTAATCCCGCCGATTTGCGCATCGATACGTACCGCTCATCTGGCGCAGGTGGACAGCACGTCAACACTACGGACTCCGCGGTTCGCATCACACACGAGCCGACGGGTACGGTTACAAGCTGTCAGACTGAACGGTCACAGCATCAGAACAAAGACAATGCGATGAAGCAGTTGCGGGCGAAGCTGTATGAGTTGGAAATGCTAAAACGCAGTGCTGAAAAGCAAGCAATGGAAGACAGTAAGGCGGATATTGGCTGGGGTAGTCAAATTCGCTCCTATGTCCTTGATGACTCGCGTATTAAGGACTTGCGAACTGGGGTGGAAAACCGGAACACACAAGCTGTTCTGGATGGCGCGCTCGACCCCTTTATCGAAGCCTCTCTGAAAAAAGGCCTTTAG
- the rplS gene encoding 50S ribosomal protein L19, with product MSANKIIAELDAEQMSKEIPAFAPGDTVVVQVKVKEGNRERLQAFEGVCIGKRNRGLNSAFTVRKISHGVGVERTFQTYSPLVDSISVKRRGDVRQAKLYYLRELSGKAARIKEKLS from the coding sequence ATGAGTGCCAACAAAATTATTGCCGAGCTCGATGCTGAGCAAATGTCAAAAGAAATTCCCGCCTTTGCGCCGGGAGACACCGTTGTCGTTCAGGTAAAAGTAAAGGAAGGTAACCGCGAGCGTCTTCAGGCGTTCGAGGGTGTTTGCATTGGCAAGCGCAACCGTGGCTTGAACTCAGCGTTTACTGTACGAAAAATCTCTCACGGGGTTGGCGTGGAGCGTACGTTCCAGACTTACAGCCCCTTGGTTGACTCGATTTCAGTCAAGCGCCGCGGTGACGTTCGTCAGGCGAAGCTCTACTATTTGCGTGAGCTTTCCGGTAAGGCTGCACGCATCAAGGAAAAGCTCTCCTAA